One Streptomyces sp. NBC_01237 genomic region harbors:
- a CDS encoding peptidase: MNQTQTVRRILRGGVGSLAAIALIGLGATPALADEGEPDLGIGNLARITGAEPGKGFGMPFSVLNKGTEEVAKVWVSYAVSPGLRAADSYSNCRYGTVSSHDENPDSHYAVCAIDQPLKPGVVYVPERPVGLRALDSALYDDVYMTVRGTEPSPSGDDGGPDPVPGTGAPLKLVEKGPADGAEREKHSEDYAVADVTSDNTADYALSGAKVTGKVGDKVTAEVKFTNEGPGWVYLEQGQGAATVDIRIPAGTSVVKPHGFCHKVTASHYRCGTSQSWVDENGGESYPFVLRIDKAVKKAVGKVSFSGKARPFDRNAANDTAEIVITAGPGGGSGGTSGGSGGSGGSGSGGPSGSGGSSTTGGSAAGGGTGSSAGSSGGSTSTGGTGSQTTTGGGLASTGSDSTVPVIGAAAAAVAAGGGIFYAMRRRTGVRK, encoded by the coding sequence ATGAACCAGACCCAGACCGTCCGTCGCATCCTGCGCGGGGGAGTCGGTTCGCTCGCGGCGATCGCGCTGATCGGGCTGGGCGCCACACCGGCGCTCGCCGACGAGGGGGAGCCCGACCTCGGGATCGGGAATCTCGCCCGGATCACCGGAGCCGAGCCCGGCAAAGGCTTCGGCATGCCGTTCTCGGTGCTGAACAAGGGGACCGAGGAGGTGGCGAAGGTCTGGGTCTCCTACGCCGTGTCGCCGGGTCTCCGTGCCGCCGACTCGTACTCCAACTGCCGCTACGGGACCGTTTCCTCCCACGACGAGAACCCCGACTCGCACTACGCGGTCTGCGCCATCGACCAGCCGCTGAAGCCCGGTGTCGTCTACGTCCCCGAGCGGCCGGTCGGGCTCAGGGCGCTGGACTCCGCGCTGTACGACGACGTCTACATGACGGTGAGGGGCACCGAGCCGTCCCCCTCGGGCGACGACGGGGGGCCCGACCCCGTACCGGGCACGGGCGCCCCGCTGAAACTGGTGGAGAAGGGCCCGGCCGACGGGGCCGAACGCGAGAAGCACTCCGAGGACTACGCGGTGGCCGACGTCACCTCGGACAACACCGCCGACTACGCGCTGTCCGGGGCGAAGGTCACCGGCAAGGTGGGCGACAAGGTCACCGCCGAGGTGAAGTTCACCAACGAGGGGCCGGGCTGGGTCTACCTCGAACAGGGCCAGGGTGCCGCGACCGTCGACATCCGGATACCGGCCGGGACGTCGGTCGTGAAGCCGCACGGCTTCTGCCACAAGGTCACCGCGTCGCACTACCGGTGCGGGACTTCGCAGTCCTGGGTCGACGAGAACGGCGGCGAGTCGTACCCCTTCGTGCTCCGGATCGACAAGGCCGTGAAGAAGGCGGTGGGCAAGGTGTCGTTCAGCGGGAAGGCCCGGCCCTTCGACAGGAACGCGGCCAATGACACCGCCGAGATCGTGATCACCGCCGGTCCGGGCGGTGGCAGCGGCGGTACGAGCGGTGGCTCGGGCGGCTCGGGCGGCTCGGGTTCCGGCGGTCCGTCCGGCTCGGGTGGTTCGTCCACCACAGGTGGCTCCGCCGCCGGCGGCGGTACGGGCTCCTCGGCCGGGTCGTCCGGCGGCTCCACGTCCACCGGAGGCACCGGCTCGCAGACGACGACGGGCGGCGGCCTGGCGTCGACCGGGTCGGACTCCACGGTGCCGGTGATCGGCGCGGCGGCGGCGGCCGTGGCGGCGGGCGGCGGGATCTTCTACGCGATGCGCAGGCGGACCGGGGTGCGGAAGTAG
- a CDS encoding cysteine hydrolase family protein, whose amino-acid sequence MSTDQHPSTTLRDVIGLDSRPAALSDSVLILIDYQNTYRTGVMALEGAEEALTAGARLLERARAAGTPVVHVINDGGENTPYDIRAHIGALSDEVAPKDGEAVVVKQFPNAFHLTELEKTLTGLGAAPGSGKALVLGGFMTHMCVNHTAQGAFNLGYRPTVVAETTATRALAAPDGTVLPAAALQTAALTAITDLFGTVVPTVDALPA is encoded by the coding sequence ATGAGCACCGACCAGCACCCCTCCACGACCCTGCGCGACGTGATCGGCCTCGACAGCCGGCCTGCCGCGCTGAGCGACTCCGTCCTGATCCTGATCGACTACCAGAACACCTACCGCACCGGCGTCATGGCCCTGGAAGGCGCCGAGGAGGCCCTCACGGCCGGTGCCCGTCTGCTGGAGCGCGCCCGTGCGGCGGGCACCCCCGTCGTCCACGTCATCAACGACGGCGGCGAGAACACCCCCTACGACATCCGCGCCCATATCGGTGCCCTCAGCGACGAGGTCGCGCCGAAGGACGGCGAGGCGGTCGTGGTCAAGCAGTTCCCCAACGCCTTCCACCTCACCGAACTGGAGAAGACCCTCACTGGCCTGGGCGCCGCTCCGGGCAGCGGGAAGGCGCTGGTCCTCGGCGGCTTCATGACGCACATGTGCGTCAACCACACCGCCCAGGGCGCCTTCAACCTCGGCTACCGCCCCACCGTCGTCGCCGAGACGACCGCCACCCGCGCGCTCGCCGCCCCCGACGGCACCGTCCTGCCCGCCGCCGCGCTGCAGACGGCTGCCCTCACCGCGATCACCGACCTGTTCGGCACCGTCGTCCCCACCGTCGACGCCCTCCCCGCCTGA
- a CDS encoding GlxA family transcriptional regulator, which translates to MPLPHRVVIAVFPDADLLDVTGPAEVFALANRETAGRAGYEVRLAGPAGGEVRTSAGVRLLADLSFSEVGGQVDTLLVPGAVDMTEDGPTARIDQDVVAWVRRTAPHARRVASVCVGAHLLAAAGLLDGRTATTHWSTAAQLAADHPAVTVDPDPIFVRTDRGRIWTGAGISACLDLALALVAEDQGEDVALAVARQLVMYLRRQGGQSQFSVPLSRPATSRRDIDELRLWIAEHLDEDLSAEALAAHMCLSERHFARVFKQETGAGPAAYVEAARVEAARRLLETTDCPLDRVAAAAGLGSVETLHRAFRRQLSTTPAAYRRRFRTRTA; encoded by the coding sequence ATGCCCCTTCCCCACCGTGTCGTCATCGCGGTCTTCCCCGATGCCGATCTCCTCGACGTCACCGGCCCGGCCGAGGTCTTCGCCCTGGCCAACCGGGAGACCGCGGGCCGCGCCGGGTACGAGGTCCGCCTGGCGGGGCCCGCCGGGGGCGAGGTGCGGACCTCGGCCGGTGTGCGGCTGCTGGCCGACCTGTCGTTCTCCGAGGTCGGCGGCCAGGTGGACACGCTCCTGGTGCCCGGCGCGGTCGACATGACCGAGGACGGCCCCACCGCGCGCATCGACCAGGACGTCGTGGCCTGGGTGAGGCGCACCGCACCGCACGCCCGGCGGGTGGCGTCCGTGTGCGTGGGCGCTCACCTGCTGGCCGCGGCCGGACTCCTCGACGGGAGGACGGCGACCACCCACTGGTCGACCGCCGCCCAGCTCGCCGCCGACCACCCGGCCGTCACCGTCGACCCGGACCCGATCTTCGTACGGACCGACCGGGGGCGGATCTGGACCGGCGCCGGGATCAGCGCCTGCCTGGACCTCGCGCTCGCCCTGGTGGCGGAGGACCAGGGCGAGGACGTCGCCCTGGCGGTGGCGCGGCAGCTGGTGATGTACCTCAGACGGCAGGGCGGCCAGAGCCAGTTCTCCGTGCCGCTCAGCCGGCCCGCCACCTCCCGCCGCGACATCGACGAGCTGCGCCTGTGGATCGCCGAGCACCTCGACGAGGACCTGTCCGCGGAGGCCCTGGCGGCCCATATGTGCCTGAGTGAGCGGCACTTCGCCCGGGTGTTCAAGCAGGAGACCGGCGCGGGCCCGGCCGCCTACGTCGAGGCCGCCCGGGTCGAGGCGGCCCGGCGCCTGCTGGAGACCACCGACTGCCCGCTCGACCGGGTCGCGGCCGCCGCCGGGCTCGGCTCGGTCGAAACCCTGCACCGGGCGTTCAGACGGCAGCTCTCCACCACCCCGGCGGCCTACCGCCGCCGCTTCCGTACCCGGACCGCCTGA
- a CDS encoding glycoside hydrolase family 16 protein, whose amino-acid sequence MSTSRIPHRRTTVLAALTASALALAGLVTVLGSGSARGDVPPAPGWSLQWSDDFNGADRSLPSAANWQIDTGHSYPGGPGNWGTGEVQNYTSSPDNLSLDGNGNLRITPLRDGAGNWTSGRIETRRADFKAPAGGTLRIESRIQMPNVTGNAALGYWPAFWALGSPYRGNYWNWPGIGEFDIMENVNGINSVWGVLHCGVNPGGPCNETSGIANNRACPGASCQSAFHTYRFEWDRSATPNALRWYVDDQLFHTVTQNQLDAGTWANMTDHAGYFVLLNLAIGGAFPDALAGRTPTADTVPGRPMLIDYVGVWTRGGSGPTDPPDPTDPPTGSSTLALRSGGGLGAAQSTASAVTLAPAGGANHDGTPHSPQTFTASGVTRTYDGGSTQFDLLVDAGTAIANGQQAKVSYDRTGDGTWDRTETYAYFPTDPVPGYEHYTRSRGLKSSTGSHGNLVNGTVKVEIWNAIGNGSSTVGVGNQSVVRIPFG is encoded by the coding sequence TTGAGCACGAGCCGCATCCCCCACAGACGCACCACCGTCCTCGCCGCACTGACCGCGTCCGCCCTCGCACTCGCGGGGCTGGTCACCGTCCTCGGGTCCGGGTCCGCTCGGGGTGACGTACCGCCCGCCCCGGGCTGGAGCCTTCAGTGGAGCGACGACTTCAACGGCGCCGACCGCTCGCTCCCCTCGGCCGCGAACTGGCAGATCGACACCGGCCACTCCTACCCCGGCGGGCCCGGCAACTGGGGCACGGGCGAGGTCCAGAACTACACCTCCAGCCCCGACAACCTCAGCCTCGACGGCAACGGCAACCTCCGGATCACCCCGCTCCGGGACGGTGCGGGCAACTGGACCTCGGGCCGGATCGAGACCAGGCGGGCCGACTTCAAGGCTCCGGCCGGCGGCACCCTGCGCATCGAGAGCCGCATCCAGATGCCGAACGTCACCGGAAACGCGGCGCTCGGCTACTGGCCCGCCTTCTGGGCGCTCGGATCCCCCTACCGGGGCAACTACTGGAACTGGCCGGGCATCGGCGAGTTCGACATCATGGAGAACGTCAACGGGATCAACTCCGTCTGGGGCGTGCTGCACTGCGGGGTGAACCCGGGCGGCCCGTGCAACGAGACCAGCGGCATCGCCAACAACAGGGCGTGTCCGGGGGCGAGTTGCCAGTCGGCGTTCCACACGTACCGCTTCGAGTGGGACCGCTCGGCCACACCGAACGCCCTGCGCTGGTACGTGGACGACCAGCTCTTCCACACGGTCACCCAGAACCAGCTGGACGCCGGCACCTGGGCCAATATGACCGACCACGCCGGGTACTTCGTCCTGCTCAACCTGGCGATCGGCGGCGCGTTCCCCGACGCGCTGGCCGGGAGGACCCCGACCGCCGACACCGTCCCCGGCCGCCCCATGCTCATCGACTACGTCGGTGTCTGGACCCGTGGAGGCAGCGGCCCCACCGATCCCCCGGACCCGACCGACCCGCCCACCGGCTCGTCCACGCTGGCGCTCCGCAGCGGTGGCGGTCTCGGCGCGGCGCAGTCCACCGCATCGGCCGTCACGCTCGCCCCGGCGGGCGGCGCCAACCATGACGGCACCCCGCACAGCCCGCAGACCTTCACCGCCTCCGGCGTCACCAGGACGTACGACGGCGGGTCCACCCAGTTCGACCTGCTCGTCGACGCGGGCACCGCGATCGCCAACGGGCAGCAGGCGAAGGTGAGTTACGACCGCACGGGCGACGGCACCTGGGACCGCACGGAGACGTACGCCTACTTCCCGACCGACCCCGTACCCGGCTACGAGCACTACACCCGGAGCCGGGGTCTGAAGTCCTCGACCGGAAGCCACGGCAATCTGGTGAACGGCACCGTGAAGGTCGAGATCTGGAACGCCATCGGGAACGGCTCCAGCACCGTCGGGGTCGGCAATCAGTCCGTCGTCCGCATTCCCTTCGGCTGA
- a CDS encoding MerR family transcriptional regulator — protein MRIGELAERARTTTRTLRYYESRGLLQARRAVNGYRTYDESDLRMLQQIRTLQDFGFDLEETRPFVDCLRAGHPAGDACPASLAVYRRKLGELDALIEQLRTVRTEVGAQLARAELEASAELPGGPEPRCELGG, from the coding sequence ATGCGAATCGGTGAGCTGGCCGAGCGGGCCAGGACGACGACGCGGACTCTGCGCTACTACGAGTCACGCGGACTTCTTCAGGCACGGCGCGCGGTGAACGGCTACCGCACGTACGACGAGAGCGACCTGCGGATGCTCCAGCAGATCCGGACCCTTCAGGACTTCGGGTTCGATCTGGAGGAGACCCGGCCGTTCGTCGACTGCCTGCGCGCCGGTCACCCGGCGGGCGACGCCTGCCCCGCCTCGCTCGCCGTCTACCGGCGCAAGCTCGGCGAACTCGACGCGCTCATCGAGCAGCTGCGCACGGTCCGTACGGAGGTCGGCGCACAGCTCGCACGGGCGGAACTCGAAGCGTCCGCCGAGCTGCCCGGCGGTCCGGAACCACGTTGTGAACTGGGAGGATGA
- the trxA gene encoding thioredoxin, protein MIHAEGVADVTDETFDQEVLAAGLPVLVQFTADWCGPCRQLAPVLSAIAREDADRLKIVQLDVDRNPGITVRYGVLSTPTLMVFRAGEPVKSMVGARPKRKLLQELEDVFAPQ, encoded by the coding sequence ATGATCCATGCAGAAGGTGTCGCCGACGTCACCGATGAGACCTTCGACCAGGAGGTACTGGCGGCCGGCCTGCCCGTCCTGGTGCAGTTCACCGCCGACTGGTGCGGCCCCTGCCGCCAGCTCGCCCCGGTGCTGAGCGCGATCGCGCGGGAGGACGCCGACCGGCTCAAGATCGTCCAACTCGACGTCGACCGCAACCCGGGCATCACCGTGCGGTACGGAGTGCTCTCGACGCCGACCCTGATGGTGTTCCGCGCGGGCGAACCGGTGAAGTCGATGGTGGGCGCCCGCCCGAAGCGAAAGCTGCTCCAGGAACTGGAGGACGTGTTCGCGCCTCAGTAG
- a CDS encoding TIGR04222 domain-containing membrane protein — protein MGTATWTAIVSADGVGVAALCALMLTFSGRRFGRSGRAPVRDLDPYEVAYLVGGPPRVVEAALHEVWGSGGGVAHHNGRLRLPPPPEGRDAPVERAVITEWGAPGGTAPARLRARAVRSGPVRETGDRLVGDGLVLRPGRARARRLAGRVLAGAACATTALAACALVRGLPHPTPLLAIAACGWAVRSACPTRGTLTPAGRRHLVRMRRTAPWAASDLGAVVFGERSGLPGEPPAGRLHHGAHPGLPSVGRTLIKLGKALDREDERHPGPGADDRTGDHGGLSDAPAHHSCGSGSSCGSSY, from the coding sequence GTGGGCACAGCCACATGGACCGCGATCGTGTCGGCCGACGGCGTGGGCGTGGCGGCGCTCTGCGCCCTCATGCTGACGTTCTCCGGGCGGCGCTTCGGCCGCTCGGGCCGCGCCCCGGTCAGGGATCTCGACCCGTACGAGGTGGCGTACCTCGTGGGCGGCCCGCCACGCGTGGTGGAAGCGGCGCTCCATGAGGTGTGGGGCAGCGGCGGTGGGGTCGCCCACCACAACGGACGGCTCCGGCTCCCCCCGCCCCCGGAGGGACGCGACGCCCCCGTGGAGCGCGCGGTGATCACGGAGTGGGGAGCCCCGGGCGGCACCGCACCCGCACGGCTGCGGGCGCGTGCGGTGCGCAGCGGCCCCGTCCGGGAGACCGGGGACCGGCTCGTCGGCGACGGCCTGGTGCTGCGCCCCGGGCGTGCGCGGGCGCGTCGGCTGGCGGGACGGGTGCTCGCCGGCGCGGCGTGCGCGACGACGGCGCTGGCGGCGTGCGCTCTCGTACGGGGCCTTCCGCACCCCACCCCCCTGCTCGCCATCGCCGCCTGCGGCTGGGCCGTCCGCTCGGCGTGCCCCACCCGGGGAACGCTGACCCCGGCGGGACGCCGCCACCTCGTCCGGATGCGGCGGACCGCTCCATGGGCCGCGTCGGACCTCGGAGCCGTGGTCTTCGGCGAGCGGAGCGGACTGCCCGGGGAGCCTCCCGCAGGCCGGTTGCACCACGGGGCCCATCCCGGCCTGCCGTCGGTCGGCCGGACGCTGATCAAGCTCGGCAAGGCCCTGGACCGCGAGGACGAAAGACACCCCGGCCCGGGTGCGGACGACAGAACAGGTGATCACGGCGGCCTGTCCGACGCCCCCGCCCACCACAGCTGCGGATCGGGCAGCAGCTGCGGCAGTTCCTACTGA
- a CDS encoding NAD(P)-dependent oxidoreductase, whose product MTHANNSPIPITVLGLGAMGQALAGAFLDAGHPTAVWNRSTGKGEQLVARGAVRASSAEEAVRAGELVVVCLVDYDASDKVLTPLAGALAGRVLINLGSDIPQRAREAAAWAKEHSLDYLDGAVMVPVGVVGTARALVLYAGERAVFDRCGSALRAIGEPAAFLGEDHGLAAAYDMAMLDFFYGAMGGLVHAFALARAEGIDGAALAPYLNTIAGILPDIVERTGADVHSRVYEGSGANLAMMTASVDHILHTTKGRGLDTGQLVAIKAAAERAIAAGHGPDSWSSIVEVLDER is encoded by the coding sequence ATGACGCATGCGAACAACTCCCCCATACCCATTACTGTCCTCGGTCTCGGCGCCATGGGCCAGGCCCTGGCCGGTGCCTTCCTGGACGCCGGTCACCCCACCGCCGTGTGGAACCGGTCCACCGGCAAGGGCGAGCAGCTCGTGGCGCGGGGCGCCGTGCGGGCCTCCTCCGCGGAGGAGGCCGTCCGGGCCGGTGAACTCGTCGTGGTCTGCCTCGTCGACTACGACGCCTCGGACAAGGTCCTCACGCCGCTGGCCGGCGCGTTGGCCGGGCGCGTCCTGATCAACCTCGGCTCCGACATTCCGCAGCGCGCACGGGAGGCCGCCGCCTGGGCGAAGGAGCACTCCCTCGACTATCTGGACGGGGCGGTCATGGTCCCCGTCGGGGTGGTCGGCACGGCGCGGGCGCTGGTCCTCTACGCCGGTGAGCGGGCCGTGTTCGACAGGTGCGGGAGCGCGCTCAGGGCGATCGGGGAGCCCGCCGCCTTCCTCGGGGAGGACCACGGTCTCGCCGCCGCCTACGACATGGCGATGCTGGACTTCTTCTACGGCGCCATGGGCGGTCTCGTCCACGCCTTCGCGCTGGCCAGGGCCGAGGGCATCGACGGCGCGGCGCTTGCCCCCTACCTGAACACCATCGCGGGCATTCTCCCGGACATCGTGGAGCGCACGGGCGCCGATGTGCACTCCCGTGTGTACGAGGGCAGCGGGGCCAACCTCGCCATGATGACCGCGAGCGTCGATCACATCCTGCACACCACCAAGGGGCGGGGTCTGGACACCGGGCAGCTCGTCGCGATCAAGGCGGCCGCCGAGCGGGCCATCGCCGCGGGGCACGGCCCCGATTCCTGGTCGAGCATCGTCGAGGTGCTCGACGAGCGCTGA
- the glgB gene encoding 1,4-alpha-glucan branching enzyme, which yields MTARKPSRNPSRSRKTSDGVEVPPVQQPVPTGITAPAAVSVAASPATADAGTAAAPPRPRRSGGHGVRPAPPLDGGDRGRLLAGEHHAPHDLLGAHLTRSGVVLRVLRPFAHSVTVLGQGLRTELHEDGDGFFSGVLPVPAVPEYRLQVAYEDDEIEVQDPYRFLPSLGDLDLHLIGEGRHEELWTALGARTMEHQGVAGTRFTVWAPNARGVRVSGDFNYWDGTGFPMRSLGSTGVWELFVPAVGEGTLYKFDICRPDGSHTLRADPMARHAEVPPANASVVTASHHEWQDAEWMAHRGDRAVHEAPFSVYEVHLPSWRPGLTYRQLAAQLPSYVKDLGFTHVELMPVSEHPFGGSWGYQVTGFFAPTSRMGTPDDFRFLVDALHGTGIGVIADWVPAHFPRDDWALAEFDGRALYEHSDPSRAAHPDWGTLEFDFGRKEVRNFLVSNATYWCEEFHIDGLRVDAVASMLYLDYSREDGEWSPNEHGGRENLDAVAFLQEMNATVYRRNPGVVTIAEESTAWDGVTRATHHAGPGGFGGLGFGLKWNMGWMHDSLGYVEKEPVHRKYHHGEMTFSMVYAYSENYVLPISHDEVVHGKRSLVSKMPGDWWQQRANHRAYLGFMWAHPGKQLLFMGQEFAQGAEWSEGHGPDWWLLDPSYGASPDHRGVRTLVGDLNAVYGALPALWQRDTVPEGFSWVDGGASEDNVFAFLRYDADGSPLLAVSHFSPAVRHDYRLGVPGAVEAWVEVLNTDAARYGGGDVRNEEPLKPEAVAAHGSRASITVTLPPLATVWFRPA from the coding sequence GTGACCGCCCGCAAGCCGTCCCGCAATCCGTCCCGATCCCGCAAGACGTCCGATGGCGTCGAGGTCCCGCCCGTCCAGCAGCCGGTGCCCACCGGGATCACCGCACCGGCCGCTGTCTCCGTGGCCGCGTCCCCCGCGACCGCCGACGCCGGCACCGCTGCCGCCCCGCCACGCCCCCGTCGGAGCGGCGGTCACGGTGTCCGGCCGGCGCCGCCCCTGGACGGCGGGGACCGGGGCCGGCTGCTGGCCGGTGAGCACCACGCCCCGCACGATCTGCTGGGGGCACACCTGACCCGGAGCGGGGTGGTGCTGCGGGTGCTGCGCCCGTTCGCCCACTCGGTCACGGTGCTCGGCCAGGGGCTGAGGACCGAGCTGCACGAGGACGGCGACGGCTTCTTCTCCGGGGTGCTGCCGGTGCCCGCCGTACCCGAGTACCGGCTCCAGGTGGCCTACGAGGACGACGAGATCGAGGTGCAGGACCCGTACCGCTTCCTGCCCTCGCTCGGTGATCTCGATCTGCACCTGATCGGCGAGGGCCGCCACGAGGAGCTGTGGACGGCACTCGGTGCGCGGACCATGGAGCACCAGGGTGTCGCCGGGACCCGGTTCACCGTGTGGGCGCCGAACGCTCGCGGGGTGCGGGTGAGCGGTGACTTCAACTACTGGGACGGCACGGGCTTCCCGATGCGTTCGCTGGGCTCCACCGGGGTGTGGGAGCTGTTCGTGCCCGCGGTCGGGGAGGGGACCCTGTACAAGTTCGACATCTGCCGGCCCGACGGTTCGCACACGCTGCGGGCCGACCCGATGGCCCGCCACGCGGAGGTGCCGCCCGCCAACGCCTCGGTGGTCACCGCATCGCACCACGAGTGGCAGGACGCGGAGTGGATGGCGCACCGGGGCGACCGAGCGGTGCACGAGGCCCCGTTCTCGGTCTACGAGGTGCATCTGCCGTCCTGGCGACCGGGCCTGACCTATCGTCAGCTGGCGGCGCAGCTCCCCTCGTACGTCAAGGACCTGGGTTTCACGCATGTGGAGCTGATGCCGGTCTCCGAGCACCCCTTCGGCGGCTCCTGGGGCTACCAGGTCACGGGCTTCTTCGCGCCGACCTCGCGCATGGGCACCCCGGACGACTTCCGGTTCCTGGTGGACGCGCTGCACGGGACGGGCATCGGCGTGATCGCCGACTGGGTCCCCGCGCACTTCCCACGTGATGACTGGGCACTGGCGGAGTTCGACGGGCGCGCGCTGTACGAGCACTCGGACCCGTCGCGGGCCGCGCACCCGGACTGGGGGACGCTGGAGTTCGACTTCGGCCGCAAGGAGGTCCGCAACTTTCTTGTCTCCAACGCCACTTACTGGTGCGAGGAGTTCCATATCGACGGGCTGCGGGTCGATGCCGTCGCCTCGATGCTCTATCTGGACTACTCCCGCGAGGACGGCGAGTGGTCGCCCAACGAGCACGGCGGCCGGGAGAATCTGGACGCGGTCGCCTTCCTCCAGGAGATGAACGCGACCGTCTACCGGCGCAATCCCGGGGTCGTCACCATCGCCGAGGAGTCCACGGCCTGGGACGGCGTCACCCGCGCCACGCACCATGCCGGCCCCGGCGGCTTCGGCGGTCTCGGCTTCGGGCTGAAGTGGAACATGGGCTGGATGCACGACTCGCTCGGCTACGTGGAGAAGGAGCCGGTGCACCGCAAGTACCACCACGGCGAGATGACCTTCTCCATGGTGTACGCGTACAGCGAGAACTACGTCCTGCCGATCTCGCACGACGAGGTGGTGCACGGGAAGCGTTCGCTGGTGAGCAAGATGCCGGGCGACTGGTGGCAGCAGCGGGCCAACCACCGGGCGTACCTCGGCTTCATGTGGGCGCACCCCGGCAAGCAACTCCTCTTCATGGGGCAGGAGTTCGCCCAGGGTGCCGAGTGGTCCGAGGGGCACGGACCCGACTGGTGGCTGCTCGACCCGTCGTACGGGGCGTCGCCGGACCACCGGGGCGTCCGCACGCTGGTCGGCGACCTGAACGCCGTCTACGGGGCGCTGCCGGCCCTCTGGCAGCGCGATACCGTGCCGGAGGGGTTCAGCTGGGTGGACGGCGGCGCGTCCGAGGACAACGTGTTCGCGTTCCTGCGGTACGACGCCGACGGCTCACCGCTGCTGGCGGTCTCCCACTTCTCCCCCGCCGTACGGCACGACTACCGCCTCGGTGTGCCCGGGGCGGTAGAGGCCTGGGTGGAGGTGCTGAACACGGACGCGGCCCGCTACGGCGGCGGCGACGTTCGCAACGAGGAGCCGCTGAAGCCGGAGGCGGTGGCCGCGCACGGCAGTCGGGCGAGCATCACGGTGACGCTGCCGCCGCTGGCGACGGTGTGGTTCCGGCCCGCCTGA